A genomic region of Rhodococcus qingshengii JCM 15477 contains the following coding sequences:
- a CDS encoding Fis family transcriptional regulator, producing the protein MLPGIINGQQACRKCAGIKLNVDCVECGAEEELYAQGCCWRCVLRATVDRLLTNPETASINDELKPFAAALKSMKRANSGLTWINQEHVTAFLTELARTPLVSHDVIDQLPRSRTREYVRELLVTHQILPPRDGLLHRYIDWSDEALDRLKSSEHREVATRYIRWHHLRQMYCMESVSHGTFLRSKQTVSVTIEFLNWLTDRDISIDDLSQADLDAWQAEGPSTREFAIRFLAWAVKTKLVARDLTMTPHRRGTSSKMSPEAQQDVVDGITSNQPALNPRDRAAAILVLVFGQQIDRVVKLTWDHVIVSDELVTVTLGDIAIALPAPLDEPFRYLAGERDLGNTAAHPSTRWVFRGYIPGQHINPGHLRNRLKSTFGTRAARLGTLHELTKLAPAAILADTLGYSPATIERHAVASAATYARYVAMIDADG; encoded by the coding sequence GTGTTGCCGGGAATCATCAACGGCCAGCAGGCGTGCCGCAAATGCGCGGGCATAAAACTCAACGTCGACTGCGTTGAGTGCGGCGCCGAGGAAGAACTGTACGCACAGGGATGCTGCTGGCGATGCGTCCTGAGGGCGACCGTCGACCGACTACTGACGAATCCAGAGACTGCTAGCATCAACGACGAACTGAAACCCTTTGCAGCTGCCCTGAAGTCGATGAAACGGGCCAACAGCGGTCTGACCTGGATCAACCAGGAACATGTCACAGCGTTCCTCACCGAGCTGGCCCGCACACCGCTCGTTTCCCACGACGTCATCGACCAACTCCCCCGATCGCGCACCCGAGAATACGTCCGAGAACTCCTGGTCACCCACCAGATCCTGCCGCCCAGAGACGGACTACTCCACCGCTACATCGACTGGTCCGATGAAGCCCTCGACCGGCTGAAGTCGTCCGAGCACCGGGAAGTCGCGACCCGGTACATTCGTTGGCATCACCTGCGGCAGATGTATTGCATGGAGTCGGTGTCACACGGCACGTTCCTGCGGTCGAAGCAAACCGTTTCCGTCACAATCGAATTCCTCAACTGGCTCACCGACCGGGACATCTCGATCGACGATCTATCCCAAGCGGATCTGGACGCGTGGCAGGCCGAAGGCCCGAGCACGCGAGAGTTCGCCATCCGGTTCCTCGCGTGGGCAGTCAAGACAAAGCTGGTCGCTCGGGACCTTACAATGACACCACATCGTCGTGGTACAAGCTCTAAGATGAGCCCTGAGGCCCAGCAAGACGTCGTCGATGGCATTACATCAAACCAACCCGCACTGAATCCGCGAGATCGAGCCGCGGCGATCCTGGTGCTCGTCTTCGGCCAACAGATCGACCGGGTCGTGAAACTCACCTGGGACCACGTCATAGTCTCAGACGAACTCGTGACCGTCACACTCGGCGACATCGCCATCGCTCTTCCCGCACCGCTCGACGAACCATTCCGATATCTCGCCGGAGAACGAGACCTCGGGAACACCGCCGCCCACCCAAGTACGCGCTGGGTGTTCCGCGGCTATATCCCTGGCCAACACATCAACCCGGGCCACTTGCGGAACCGCCTGAAGTCGACGTTCGGCACCCGCGCCGCCCGGCTCGGCACCCTGCACGAACTCACCAAGCTCGCACCCGCCGCAATCCTCGCCGACACTCTCGGCTACTCCCCTGCCACCATCGAGCGACATGCGGTGGCGTCTGCAGCCACATATGCCCGATACGTAGCGATGATTGACGCTGATGGCTAG
- the istA gene encoding IS21 family transposase — MKSAEEIMEILDAYDLTGSLRDAGELAGCSHHTVKHYVDRRAAGGELDKAVTRPQLIDEYLPKVEEWVERSKGKVRADRAHEKLLAMGYKGSERTTRRAVASVKKSYRSGHVRVHRPWVTEPGMWLQYDYGDGPVVDGVKTVLFVAWLAWSRFRVVIALRDKTMPSVFAALDQTFRRLGGVPTYVLTDNEKTVTTEHIAGIPVRNGQLVTFAEHYSVVVHTCVPADPASKGGTESSVKISKADLVPKDTNLREEYASFSELEEACEAFCQKVNTRAHRTTKRPPVEMLAEERTRLHPVPTQPHTVAFGTTRVVPGNTPMVMFESGQYSVPHTLLGATVWVRAQGLGDGEEVVIVHVGEDGPAEVARHARATPGTPRINDEHFPPQPEGPLNRQPRAKNPAEAEFLDLGEGARLWLVEAAAAGTPRMRVKMAEALSLAKLFDPVEVDWALGHAAVHGRFAEADLSSILDHHARQPAVGEHRAGEERSLTQGTAGWARLGQHDSQHDSREGNEVTR, encoded by the coding sequence TTGAAGTCTGCCGAGGAGATCATGGAAATCCTGGATGCCTACGACCTGACAGGGTCGTTGCGTGATGCCGGCGAGCTGGCCGGATGCTCGCACCACACGGTCAAGCACTACGTGGACCGCCGTGCTGCCGGGGGTGAGCTGGACAAGGCCGTGACTCGGCCGCAGTTGATCGATGAGTACCTGCCCAAGGTCGAGGAGTGGGTCGAGCGGTCCAAGGGCAAGGTCCGTGCCGACAGAGCGCACGAGAAGCTGCTCGCGATGGGCTACAAGGGTTCGGAGCGCACCACCCGTCGTGCGGTCGCATCGGTGAAGAAGTCATACCGGTCAGGACATGTGCGGGTCCACCGGCCCTGGGTCACCGAGCCGGGGATGTGGCTGCAGTACGACTACGGCGACGGACCTGTCGTCGACGGCGTCAAGACGGTTCTGTTCGTGGCGTGGCTGGCGTGGTCGCGGTTCCGGGTCGTGATCGCGCTGCGCGATAAGACCATGCCGTCCGTGTTCGCCGCGCTGGACCAGACCTTCCGCCGGTTGGGTGGGGTGCCGACCTACGTGCTGACCGACAACGAGAAGACCGTCACGACCGAGCACATCGCCGGGATCCCGGTCCGCAACGGACAGCTCGTCACCTTCGCCGAGCACTACTCGGTCGTGGTCCACACCTGTGTGCCGGCGGATCCGGCGTCCAAGGGCGGCACCGAGTCGTCGGTGAAGATCAGCAAGGCCGACCTGGTGCCCAAGGACACCAACCTGCGTGAGGAGTACGCGTCGTTTAGCGAGCTCGAGGAGGCGTGTGAGGCGTTCTGTCAGAAGGTCAACACCCGGGCTCACCGGACCACGAAGCGGCCACCGGTCGAGATGTTGGCCGAAGAGCGGACACGGCTACACCCGGTCCCGACACAGCCGCACACAGTCGCGTTCGGCACCACCCGGGTAGTGCCGGGCAACACGCCGATGGTGATGTTCGAGTCCGGCCAGTACTCGGTGCCACACACCCTGCTCGGCGCCACGGTGTGGGTTCGTGCCCAAGGACTCGGCGACGGCGAGGAGGTCGTCATCGTTCACGTCGGCGAGGACGGACCCGCCGAGGTCGCCCGCCACGCGCGCGCGACGCCGGGCACGCCGAGGATCAACGACGAGCACTTCCCACCGCAGCCGGAAGGTCCGTTGAACCGGCAGCCGCGAGCGAAGAACCCAGCGGAAGCCGAGTTCCTCGACCTGGGCGAGGGCGCCCGCCTGTGGCTGGTCGAGGCCGCTGCGGCGGGCACGCCGCGGATGAGGGTCAAGATGGCCGAAGCCCTCAGCCTGGCCAAGCTGTTCGACCCCGTCGAGGTCGACTGGGCACTCGGCCACGCCGCCGTCCACGGCCGGTTCGCCGAGGCCGATCTGTCCTCGATCCTCGACCACCACGCCCGGCAACCCGCTGTTGGCGAGCACCGTGCCGGCGAAGAACGGTCGCTGACCCAGGGCACCGCCGGATGGGCACGTCTCGGCCAGCACGACAGCCAGCACGACAGCCGCGAGGGGAACGAGGTGACCCGATGA
- the istB gene encoding IS21-like element helper ATPase IstB: MTTKTTTPSMASAPPLPAELEDLLRRLRLPHIRRHAPEVVATAKAQRWEPAEVLKALFAEEVAGRERSALATRRAAAGFPTGKTFDAWQPEASSIPAPTQQALRTLEWVHRRENLVVCGPSGTGKTFLLEALGHQAVEAGLKVAWFTLEDLGVLLRRHRADDTVSKAIARVLRADLVVVDDIGLLPVAQDAAEGLYRLVDAAYEKRSVAISSNLHPSGFDELMPKTLATATVDRLLHHAHVCQTSGDSVRLTQALAGRGVSPLS; this comes from the coding sequence ATGACGACCAAGACCACCACACCATCGATGGCGTCCGCGCCGCCGTTGCCGGCCGAGTTGGAGGACCTCTTGCGGCGGCTTCGGCTGCCCCACATCCGTCGCCACGCACCGGAGGTCGTCGCGACCGCGAAGGCCCAACGCTGGGAGCCCGCCGAGGTGCTCAAGGCTCTGTTCGCCGAGGAGGTCGCCGGAAGGGAACGCTCCGCACTGGCCACCCGCAGGGCGGCTGCGGGGTTCCCGACCGGGAAGACGTTCGATGCGTGGCAGCCCGAGGCATCCTCGATCCCGGCACCGACCCAGCAGGCACTCCGCACCCTGGAATGGGTCCACCGTCGGGAAAACCTCGTCGTGTGCGGGCCGTCGGGGACCGGGAAGACGTTCCTACTGGAGGCACTCGGTCACCAAGCCGTCGAGGCCGGGTTGAAGGTCGCCTGGTTCACCCTGGAAGACCTCGGGGTCCTGCTGCGCCGCCATCGTGCCGACGACACGGTGTCCAAGGCCATCGCCCGTGTGCTGCGCGCCGATCTCGTTGTCGTCGACGACATCGGCCTGTTGCCGGTCGCCCAGGATGCCGCCGAGGGGCTCTACCGGCTCGTCGACGCCGCCTACGAGAAGCGGTCGGTCGCGATCAGCTCGAACCTGCACCCGTCCGGGTTCGACGAGCTGATGCCCAAGACGCTGGCGACCGCCACCGTCGACCGGCTACTGCACCACGCCCACGTGTGCCAGACCAGCGGAGACTCCGTGCGACTTACCCAGGCACTCGCCGGCCGAGGGGTGAGTCCCTTGAGCTGA
- a CDS encoding ATP-binding protein, with protein sequence MTRDRRANPFRPGFGSSPPKLVESDHHLELFGEALDSGPGAYGRILLLVGQRGTGKTVTLNALEDIAGPKGWLVISETATKGLVDRIANDRLPRLLRDHDPRPTTSHVTNLDLPLSAGGVGREVSNKHTPVPTLRSQLEDLTDILRDTGGGVLITLDEIHKGVYDELEAVTTTLQHAVRERRQVAFAAAGLPGSMTALLQVEDEKDPSPLTFLRRSVRVDLGSLSDADTARAFRDPIDATWAISDDALALAVVESHGYPYMVQLVGYHTWRHADAGAPRLEVVDVQAGLDEALRDLRRQVLDEAMKPLSANDRRYLAAMAQDHDEVSSTRKVAQRLEVAPDYANKYRERLIDRALISGETRGVVEWAIPMLADYVRDLTKDPVAAEHWIRTGRTTDLSSPPARAADDLGNLGAKINELRARRGQARD encoded by the coding sequence ATGACGCGTGACCGCAGGGCGAATCCGTTCCGCCCCGGCTTCGGCAGCAGCCCTCCGAAGCTGGTGGAGAGTGACCACCACCTTGAGCTGTTCGGTGAGGCCCTGGACTCCGGCCCGGGCGCCTACGGGCGGATCCTGCTGCTGGTCGGGCAGCGCGGCACGGGGAAGACCGTGACGTTGAACGCGTTGGAGGACATCGCGGGCCCGAAGGGGTGGTTGGTGATCTCGGAGACCGCGACGAAGGGTCTCGTCGACCGGATCGCCAACGACAGGCTGCCGCGTTTGCTACGTGATCACGACCCTCGACCGACCACGTCTCACGTCACCAACCTCGACCTCCCGCTGTCGGCGGGCGGCGTTGGCCGCGAGGTCAGCAACAAGCACACCCCCGTGCCGACGCTGCGATCCCAGCTGGAGGATCTGACAGACATCTTGCGCGACACCGGCGGCGGAGTCCTGATCACGTTGGACGAGATCCACAAGGGGGTCTACGACGAGCTCGAGGCGGTGACGACGACCCTGCAGCACGCGGTGCGGGAGCGGCGCCAGGTCGCGTTCGCGGCAGCCGGTCTCCCGGGCAGCATGACCGCGCTGCTCCAGGTCGAGGATGAGAAGGACCCTTCCCCGTTGACCTTCTTGCGCCGCTCCGTGCGGGTCGACCTGGGCAGCTTGTCGGACGCTGATACCGCGCGTGCGTTTCGTGACCCGATTGACGCCACGTGGGCGATCTCCGACGACGCGCTGGCACTGGCGGTGGTTGAGTCGCACGGATACCCGTACATGGTCCAGTTGGTCGGCTACCACACGTGGCGTCACGCGGACGCCGGGGCTCCGAGGCTCGAGGTCGTCGACGTGCAGGCAGGACTCGACGAAGCCCTCCGCGATCTGCGACGGCAGGTCCTCGATGAGGCGATGAAACCGCTAAGCGCCAACGACCGGCGGTATCTGGCTGCGATGGCCCAAGACCATGATGAGGTCAGTTCGACCCGGAAGGTAGCGCAGCGGTTAGAGGTAGCGCCCGACTACGCCAACAAGTACCGCGAGCGCCTCATCGATCGCGCCTTGATCAGCGGCGAAACCCGCGGCGTCGTGGAATGGGCGATTCCCATGCTCGCCGACTATGTCCGCGACCTCACCAAGGATCCTGTGGCTGCCGAACATTGGATCCGGACGGGCCGCACCACGGACCTCTCCTCGCCCCCAGCACGCGCTGCCGACGACCTCGGCAACCTGGGAGCGAAGATCAACGAGCTCCGGGCGAGGCGCGGCCAAGCCCGCGACTGA
- a CDS encoding DUF1173 domain-containing protein yields MTTTQSPAPGRADPTGEHASDRRTFELYGHRITQTNNPDAQQLLAAAHTERVRPLCMCRNDGVAMYVAKVGPEKYVIKRMPDSGLEHAHRCASYLPPDELSGLGQVLGSAITEEADCGLTAIELGFRMSKAERAAPTGAGGGGVSDSVAADPNRLTLRAVLHYLWQEADLATWSPGMGGKRNWRVVSWYLRQAARGKFTKGKPLATRLYIPEPFNVEKKTEIAARRLSAWAPMQQHGSAQQFMMLIGELKAIDPARFGHKLVIKHLPDAPLTVDDTLLARLNKRFGDEMELWQTDDEGHLIVIATFSVSRAGLATAEEISLVMTDRNWLPYESLFDKLLVDTALDARRRFTKSLRYNLAPDVPMASLVLTDTETPTAAFLLTRDDNREAVAEIATGIDVWTWVITEDMPALPPAVDHRLTLPSNEHY; encoded by the coding sequence ATGACCACTACACAGAGCCCAGCCCCGGGCCGGGCAGACCCGACCGGCGAGCATGCCAGTGACCGGCGGACCTTCGAGCTCTACGGACACCGGATCACCCAAACCAACAATCCCGATGCGCAGCAGCTCCTCGCGGCCGCGCACACCGAGCGGGTCCGGCCCCTGTGCATGTGCCGCAACGACGGGGTCGCCATGTACGTCGCCAAGGTCGGACCCGAGAAATACGTCATCAAGCGGATGCCCGACTCCGGTCTCGAGCACGCGCACCGCTGCGCCTCCTACCTGCCGCCCGACGAGCTCTCCGGGCTCGGGCAGGTCCTCGGCAGCGCGATCACCGAGGAAGCCGACTGCGGCCTGACCGCCATCGAGCTCGGGTTCCGCATGTCCAAGGCCGAGCGAGCAGCCCCGACCGGTGCAGGCGGCGGGGGAGTGTCCGACTCCGTGGCCGCGGACCCGAACCGGCTGACCCTCCGCGCGGTCCTGCACTACCTGTGGCAAGAAGCCGACCTCGCGACCTGGTCGCCCGGCATGGGCGGCAAGCGCAACTGGCGGGTCGTGTCGTGGTACCTGCGCCAGGCCGCCCGCGGAAAGTTCACCAAGGGCAAGCCGCTCGCCACCAGGTTGTACATCCCCGAGCCTTTCAACGTCGAGAAGAAGACTGAGATCGCCGCCCGGCGGCTCTCGGCCTGGGCGCCGATGCAGCAGCACGGCTCGGCCCAGCAGTTCATGATGCTCATCGGTGAGCTCAAGGCCATCGACCCAGCCCGGTTCGGGCACAAGCTGGTCATCAAGCACCTGCCCGACGCGCCGCTCACGGTCGACGACACGCTCCTGGCCCGCCTCAACAAGCGGTTCGGTGACGAGATGGAGCTGTGGCAGACCGACGACGAGGGCCACCTGATCGTCATCGCGACCTTCTCCGTCAGCCGGGCCGGCCTCGCCACCGCGGAGGAGATCTCGCTGGTCATGACCGACCGCAACTGGCTGCCGTATGAGTCGCTGTTCGACAAGCTGCTGGTCGACACCGCGCTCGATGCACGCCGCCGGTTCACCAAGTCGCTGCGGTACAACCTCGCCCCCGATGTGCCCATGGCCTCCCTGGTTCTCACGGACACTGAGACACCCACTGCCGCGTTCCTGCTCACCAGGGACGACAACCGCGAAGCGGTCGCGGAGATCGCCACCGGCATCGACGTCTGGACGTGGGTCATCACCGAGGACATGCCGGCCCTCCCGCCGGCGGTCGACCATCGGCTTACCCTGCCCAGCAACGAGCACTACTGA
- a CDS encoding DUF4192 domain-containing protein: MTNTLKISSHDELISSIPHTLGFTPRGMVCLAFGDGPTARLDIPESPEEMGEFLQALTDVYLHRHHPRRVALVAYGEDGRACVQALAALGEALINSEVRGPDVGPMLWVNGEEWTDLLEGTRGTVDPSTRARIDAEFALMGRVMPVGRREDLAAAMQGDPTAVADHLPAAEARALDMDVATTRSEVEWLGARLDHFRRDREYLSDDDAARVLAVLHDSGARDAAVFSMSRKDAPVFSEFWQDLVRRAPSEVRDSPATMLALSSFLEGKGAQAWTALDQLSESDPLADLVAAALDQAVDPREWDRAVPAAAGALMQQAALSDTFAQERRAHDRDARNAPGVNGAGPESSAPGR; the protein is encoded by the coding sequence ATGACCAACACTCTGAAGATCAGCTCGCACGACGAGCTAATCTCGTCTATCCCCCACACGCTGGGATTCACTCCACGGGGCATGGTCTGCCTCGCCTTCGGCGACGGTCCCACCGCGCGCCTCGACATTCCCGAGTCTCCCGAGGAGATGGGTGAGTTCCTCCAGGCGCTCACCGACGTCTACCTCCACCGCCACCACCCTCGCCGCGTCGCCCTCGTAGCGTACGGCGAGGACGGCCGCGCCTGCGTCCAGGCGCTGGCTGCCTTGGGCGAGGCTCTGATCAACAGCGAGGTCCGCGGCCCCGACGTCGGCCCGATGCTGTGGGTCAACGGCGAGGAGTGGACCGACCTTCTCGAAGGCACCCGCGGAACCGTCGACCCCAGCACCCGCGCCCGGATCGACGCGGAGTTCGCCCTGATGGGCCGGGTCATGCCCGTCGGCCGGCGCGAGGACCTCGCCGCCGCGATGCAGGGCGATCCAACCGCGGTTGCCGACCACCTGCCTGCCGCCGAGGCCCGCGCACTCGACATGGATGTGGCCACCACCCGGTCCGAAGTCGAGTGGCTGGGCGCACGGCTCGACCACTTCCGCCGCGATCGGGAGTACCTCTCCGACGACGACGCGGCCCGGGTCCTGGCAGTGCTCCACGACAGCGGCGCCCGGGACGCGGCGGTGTTCAGCATGAGCCGGAAGGACGCGCCCGTCTTCTCGGAGTTCTGGCAGGACCTCGTGCGACGGGCGCCGAGTGAGGTGCGTGACAGCCCGGCGACGATGCTGGCGCTGAGCTCGTTCCTGGAGGGCAAGGGAGCCCAGGCATGGACCGCCCTCGACCAGCTCTCGGAGAGCGACCCGTTGGCGGACCTGGTGGCCGCTGCCCTCGATCAGGCCGTGGACCCGCGTGAGTGGGACCGTGCGGTGCCCGCGGCGGCGGGTGCTCTGATGCAGCAGGCGGCATTGAGCGACACGTTCGCGCAGGAGCGCCGTGCCCACGACCGGGACGCCCGAAACGCCCCCGGCGTCAACGGTGCCGGCCCGGAGTCGTCGGCCCCGGGCCGCTGA
- a CDS encoding DNA-binding protein, producing MTIAPIRVPDEWDDNGIILFEEFCAFIRTPQCTVRDWRRCGRGPTWHRFNGNGRLYVTVAELRRFLRGDR from the coding sequence GTGACCATCGCTCCGATCCGCGTCCCCGATGAGTGGGACGACAACGGCATCATCCTGTTCGAGGAGTTCTGCGCCTTCATCCGTACGCCGCAGTGCACCGTGCGCGACTGGCGCCGTTGCGGTCGAGGCCCGACCTGGCACCGGTTCAACGGCAACGGCCGGCTCTACGTCACCGTCGCGGAGCTGCGGCGCTTCCTGAGAGGAGACCGGTGA
- a CDS encoding helix-turn-helix domain-containing protein — protein sequence MSSSLRRPDQPIPGDRHWMTLQEAAVYIATSVKTVRRRIASGELPAYACGKRGLRVLREDLDNLMRPV from the coding sequence ATGTCTTCTTCTTTGCGACGCCCCGACCAGCCGATTCCTGGCGACAGGCACTGGATGACCCTCCAGGAGGCCGCGGTATACATCGCGACGTCCGTCAAGACCGTCCGCCGGCGCATCGCTAGCGGTGAGCTGCCGGCCTACGCCTGCGGCAAGCGCGGACTGCGAGTGCTGCGCGAGGACCTCGACAACCTGATGAGGCCAGTCTGA
- a CDS encoding pyridoxamine 5'-phosphate oxidase family protein: MAEHPVELSTDQCLERLGSHSVGRVIFCADDGPQIYPVNFAVDDGTIVFRTSAYGPLTSLVHHNEVAFEVDEFDREHHHGWSVIAHGRARALEGDEAHEQTTLRMLEPWAAGSRTLHIRVTPRQLTGRQFGGDR, from the coding sequence GTGGCTGAGCATCCAGTGGAACTGTCCACGGACCAATGTCTGGAGCGGCTCGGGTCTCACTCCGTCGGCCGAGTTATCTTCTGCGCCGACGACGGCCCCCAGATTTACCCCGTCAACTTCGCCGTCGACGACGGCACCATCGTGTTCCGCACTTCCGCGTACGGACCGTTGACCTCCCTTGTTCATCACAACGAGGTCGCGTTCGAAGTCGACGAGTTCGATCGCGAGCACCACCATGGTTGGAGCGTGATCGCGCATGGCCGGGCGCGCGCGCTCGAAGGCGACGAGGCGCACGAGCAGACGACATTGCGGATGCTGGAACCGTGGGCGGCGGGTTCTCGAACACTGCACATCCGCGTCACGCCTCGTCAACTCACTGGGCGTCAGTTCGGCGGCGACCGCTGA